A region of Microbacterium suwonense DNA encodes the following proteins:
- a CDS encoding sugar ABC transporter permease, with protein sequence MSEQKDNSAPTTIAVDLQDERVMRGEGLRGVLSGFGTRIRTGDLGSLPVFLGLIVIWIVFQILNPRFLSATNLVDLTLQCAALGVLALGVVVVLLVAQIDLSIGSLAGLSSAILGVTFVNMGWPIWVSVLVALAVGAAIGYLYGFLFTRFGVPTFVVTLAGLMGFLGLQLWVLGPTGTINLPYNSWIVQFATTWFLPPWLAYTVAGLVVLGIVLNDVTKARRRTKAGLSTGPASLIVIKAVVIAVVAAVAITWLATNRGVAVSFLLFIVLVAIMALLLTRTRWGRWVYAVGGNEEAARRAGINVKAIYISALMVGTVLATLGGLMLAARLTAASISTGGGTTNLVAIAAAVIGGTSLFGGRGSAWSALLGIVVIQSIFNGLTLLNLQSDVQFMVTGGVLLLAVIIDSLSRRSRAQHGQS encoded by the coding sequence ATGAGCGAGCAGAAGGACAACTCAGCGCCCACGACCATCGCCGTCGACCTGCAGGACGAGCGGGTGATGCGCGGCGAGGGCCTGCGCGGCGTGCTCAGTGGCTTCGGCACCCGCATCCGCACCGGCGACCTCGGCTCGCTGCCGGTGTTCCTGGGACTGATCGTGATCTGGATCGTCTTCCAGATCCTCAACCCGCGGTTCCTCTCGGCGACCAACCTCGTCGACCTCACGCTGCAGTGCGCGGCGCTGGGTGTGCTCGCACTGGGCGTGGTGGTGGTGCTGCTGGTCGCACAGATCGACCTGTCGATCGGGTCGCTCGCCGGACTGTCGTCGGCGATCCTCGGCGTCACCTTCGTGAACATGGGCTGGCCGATCTGGGTGTCGGTGCTCGTCGCGCTCGCGGTCGGGGCGGCGATCGGCTACCTGTACGGGTTCCTGTTCACACGGTTCGGGGTGCCCACCTTCGTGGTGACACTGGCTGGGCTGATGGGATTCCTGGGCCTGCAGCTGTGGGTGCTGGGGCCGACCGGAACCATCAACCTGCCGTACAACTCCTGGATCGTGCAGTTCGCGACGACCTGGTTCCTGCCGCCGTGGCTGGCCTACACGGTCGCCGGGCTCGTGGTGCTGGGGATCGTGCTCAACGACGTCACCAAGGCGCGACGCCGCACCAAAGCGGGCCTGTCCACAGGACCCGCGTCGCTCATCGTCATCAAGGCGGTGGTCATCGCCGTCGTGGCAGCGGTGGCGATCACCTGGCTGGCCACCAACCGCGGTGTGGCGGTGTCGTTCCTGCTGTTCATCGTGCTGGTGGCCATCATGGCGCTGCTGCTGACCCGCACCCGCTGGGGCCGCTGGGTATACGCGGTGGGCGGCAACGAAGAGGCCGCCCGTCGCGCCGGCATCAACGTGAAGGCGATCTACATCTCCGCGCTGATGGTCGGCACGGTGCTGGCCACCCTCGGCGGGCTCATGCTGGCGGCGCGTCTGACGGCGGCGAGCATCTCCACCGGTGGCGGCACGACGAACCTGGTCGCGATCGCGGCGGCGGTGATCGGCGGGACCAGCCTGTTCGGCGGGCGGGGCTCGGCCTGGTCGGCGCTGCTGGGCATCGTCGTGATCCAGTCGATCTTCAACGGTCTGACGCTGCTGAACCTGCAGTCCGATGTGCAGTTCATGGTCACCGGCGGCGTGCTGCTGCTGGCCGTGATCATCGACTCGCTCTCGCGGCGCTCCCGCGCTCAGCACGGGCAGTCCTGA
- a CDS encoding LLM class flavin-dependent oxidoreductase — protein MNASATPPALSVLDLVPVRTGQTTAQAVTSSMALAQRADELGLRRYWFAEHHNMPAVASTSPPVLIAAAASRTSRIRIGSGGVMLPNHAPLIVAEQFAALEAIAPGRIDLGIGRAPGSDPVITQLLRQSGTTGDVERFPSHVQDISLMLRAEGAGVQFTSGGEYTVRATPAASASPEIWLLGSSDYSAQLAASLGLPYVFANHFAGTGLQRALDLYRSGFQPSEALPEPRTFLTANVVAAPTDEEAQARALPQLRMMARLRRNLPLGALETVEQAQRGLTAAADAGEQTLIDGMVSNWFVGSGEEVQASLTAFAAAHDVDEIMLSPVAGSFDSEPLDATPGRVQTLELLLS, from the coding sequence ATGAATGCTTCCGCCACGCCCCCGGCCCTCTCCGTCCTCGATCTGGTTCCGGTGCGCACCGGCCAGACCACCGCACAGGCGGTGACCTCCTCGATGGCGCTCGCGCAGCGCGCCGACGAGCTGGGGCTGCGGCGCTACTGGTTCGCCGAGCACCACAACATGCCTGCGGTGGCATCCACCTCTCCCCCGGTGCTGATCGCCGCTGCGGCGTCGCGCACCTCCCGCATCCGGATCGGATCCGGCGGCGTCATGCTGCCCAATCACGCGCCGCTCATCGTCGCCGAGCAGTTCGCCGCGCTCGAGGCCATCGCGCCCGGTCGCATCGACCTCGGCATCGGGCGGGCGCCCGGCAGCGATCCGGTGATCACCCAGCTGCTGCGGCAGTCCGGCACGACGGGCGATGTGGAGCGGTTCCCCTCGCATGTGCAGGACATCTCGCTCATGCTCCGCGCCGAGGGCGCGGGCGTGCAGTTCACCAGCGGCGGCGAGTACACCGTGCGCGCGACGCCCGCGGCATCCGCTTCTCCCGAGATATGGCTGCTGGGATCCAGCGACTACTCGGCGCAGCTGGCGGCGTCGCTCGGGCTGCCCTACGTGTTCGCCAACCACTTCGCCGGCACCGGGCTGCAGCGTGCGCTGGACCTGTACCGGTCGGGGTTCCAGCCCAGCGAGGCCCTGCCCGAGCCGCGCACCTTCCTCACCGCGAACGTCGTCGCCGCGCCCACCGACGAGGAGGCGCAGGCCCGCGCCCTGCCGCAGCTGCGCATGATGGCGCGGCTGCGCCGCAACCTGCCGCTCGGCGCGCTCGAGACGGTCGAGCAGGCTCAGCGGGGCCTGACTGCGGCGGCGGATGCCGGCGAGCAGACCCTCATCGATGGCATGGTCTCGAACTGGTTCGTGGGCTCCGGCGAAGAGGTGCAGGCCTCGCTCACGGCGTTCGCCGCCGCGCACGACGTCGACGAGATCATGCTCTCCCCCGTGGCGGGCTCCTTCGACTCCGAGCCGCTCGACGCGACTCCCGGCCGGGTGCAGACCCTGGAGCTGCTCCTGTCGTGA
- a CDS encoding Hsp20/alpha crystallin family protein, translating to MTLTFDPFSQLDRFAASVFDSVRAPRSMPVDLYREGDRYILHADMPGVDPGSIDVDLDGSQLSIRAQRTADTREGVRWIARERGGGSLLRQFTLGDGVDLDQISASYESGVLTVIIPVSERAMPRKITVESADTHQAIDA from the coding sequence ATGACCCTGACATTCGACCCCTTCAGCCAGTTGGATCGCTTCGCGGCATCCGTGTTCGACTCCGTTCGAGCACCCCGTTCCATGCCGGTCGACCTCTACCGTGAAGGCGATCGGTACATCCTGCACGCCGACATGCCGGGCGTCGACCCGGGATCCATCGACGTGGATCTCGACGGCAGCCAGCTCAGCATCCGTGCGCAGCGCACCGCCGACACGCGCGAAGGCGTGCGCTGGATCGCACGCGAGCGCGGCGGCGGATCGCTGCTGCGGCAGTTCACGCTCGGCGACGGCGTCGACCTCGACCAGATCAGCGCCTCCTACGAGAGCGGCGTGCTGACGGTGATCATCCCCGTCAGCGAACGCGCCATGCCGCGCAAGATCACCGTCGAATCCGCCGACACCCACCAGGCGATCGACGCCTGA
- a CDS encoding helix-turn-helix domain-containing protein, translating to MTQDDLASRSGIDSSNIRAYESGRAMPSIHTLLRIAVAMRTPIDYFLTDLTLEMFPANASDGRRRTA from the coding sequence ATGACTCAGGACGATTTGGCTTCGCGAAGCGGCATCGACTCGTCCAATATCCGGGCATACGAATCCGGCCGCGCGATGCCGAGCATCCACACCCTGTTGCGCATCGCCGTCGCAATGCGCACGCCGATCGACTACTTCCTCACGGACCTCACGCTGGAGATGTTCCCGGCCAACGCATCCGACGGCCGCCGCCGCACGGCCTGA
- a CDS encoding MerR family transcriptional regulator: MVNQNSRTPLYSIAVAAQLLDMPVATLRLFESRGLLTPSRTEGGTRRYSDDDIHRLRRVSGLRDEGINIVGIRRVLELEDENTDLRSELDRRDDAGGADGTDGAG; encoded by the coding sequence ATGGTGAATCAGAACTCTCGTACTCCGCTGTACAGCATCGCCGTCGCGGCACAGCTGCTCGACATGCCGGTGGCCACACTGCGCCTGTTCGAGAGCCGAGGTCTGCTCACTCCGTCGCGGACAGAAGGCGGAACACGGCGCTACAGCGATGACGACATCCATCGGCTCCGTCGAGTCTCGGGACTGCGCGACGAGGGGATCAACATCGTCGGCATCCGTCGAGTGCTGGAGCTGGAAGACGAGAACACCGACCTGAGATCCGAACTGGATCGCCGCGACGACGCGGGAGGAGCCGACGGGACGGACGGGGCGGGCTGA
- a CDS encoding ATP-binding cassette domain-containing protein, protein MALASDLDEPHDSVREPVLSIRGVSKGFGAVRALTDIDLDVYPGEVVALVGDNGAGKSTLVKILAGVHPADSGVITFNGAQVSIPSPTESRELGIATVFQDLALCDNLDVVANLFLGRERGGFMVDEELMEQQAWELLRQLSAKIPSVRIAVASLSGGQRQTVAIARSLIGEPRVVILDEPTAALGVAQTAEVLNLIERLRERGLGVILISHNMADVQAVADRVVVLRLGRNNGVFRTSDVSYEDIVAAITGATDNPVSSRSAAQSSEKDAE, encoded by the coding sequence GTGGCTTTAGCATCCGATCTCGACGAGCCGCACGACAGCGTCCGCGAGCCCGTCCTCTCGATCCGAGGTGTCTCGAAGGGGTTTGGCGCCGTCCGAGCCCTGACCGACATCGATCTCGACGTCTACCCCGGCGAGGTCGTCGCCCTCGTCGGCGACAACGGCGCCGGCAAGTCCACCCTGGTGAAGATCCTCGCCGGCGTGCATCCCGCCGACAGCGGCGTGATCACGTTCAACGGCGCACAGGTCTCGATCCCCTCGCCGACCGAGTCGCGCGAGCTGGGGATCGCCACCGTCTTCCAGGATCTGGCACTGTGCGACAACCTCGACGTCGTCGCGAACCTGTTCCTCGGTCGCGAGCGCGGCGGGTTCATGGTCGACGAGGAGCTCATGGAGCAGCAGGCGTGGGAGCTGCTGCGGCAGCTCTCGGCCAAGATCCCCTCGGTGCGCATCGCCGTGGCATCCCTCTCCGGCGGCCAGCGGCAGACCGTCGCCATCGCGCGCTCGCTGATCGGCGAGCCGCGCGTGGTGATCCTGGACGAACCCACCGCCGCACTGGGCGTCGCCCAGACCGCAGAGGTGCTCAACCTCATCGAGCGTCTGCGCGAGCGCGGACTCGGTGTCATCCTGATCAGCCACAACATGGCCGACGTGCAGGCGGTCGCCGACCGGGTCGTGGTGCTGCGGCTCGGCCGCAACAACGGCGTCTTCCGCACCTCCGATGTCAGCTACGAAGACATCGTCGCGGCGATCACCGGAGCCACCGACAACCCCGTCAGCAGCCGCAGCGCGGCCCAGTCGAGCGAGAAGGACGCAGAATGA
- a CDS encoding dicarboxylate/amino acid:cation symporter, with product MSSTARAQKAPDTRGPVRKLLTSFGFQILASLVLGIAVGLIAVSLGASGTEHTVLSDTLDRIGSSYVTLLRAAVVPLIFTAIVASISNLRRVQNAARLAGQTLLWFAITAFIAVSIGIVLGLVIQPGAKAGEGLETGAPYTVGTWWNFLLGLIPQNFLGLTVNSSFDADAQIVTSGVGFNILQVIVVAAVVGIAALKAGKRAEPFLAFTESLLKIIQRVLWWIIRIAPIGTFGLIGSAVVKYGWDKLTSLAWFAGAIYIGLALVLFVVYPILVKTHGLSIKQYFSGVWPAVQLGFVSRSSIGTLPLTERVTERNLGVPGGYASFAVPLGATTKMDGCAAIYPAIAAIFVAQFFGIDLNLVQYLLIVIVSVVGSAATAGTTGAIVMLTLTLSTLGLPLEGVGLLLAIDPILDMGRTALNVAGQALVPTIVAKREGILDEELYNAPRNGLPFAEDLDDTDAGNTDAEQTDTAEPESDKEPAVAH from the coding sequence GTGAGCAGCACAGCCCGCGCCCAGAAGGCGCCTGACACCCGAGGACCGGTCCGGAAGCTCCTGACCTCCTTCGGGTTCCAGATCCTCGCATCCCTCGTCCTCGGCATCGCCGTGGGCCTGATCGCCGTCTCGCTCGGAGCGAGCGGCACCGAGCACACTGTGCTCTCCGACACGCTCGATCGCATCGGCAGCTCGTACGTCACACTGCTGCGCGCCGCGGTCGTGCCGCTGATCTTCACTGCCATCGTCGCGAGCATCTCGAACCTGCGCCGCGTGCAGAACGCCGCGCGCCTGGCCGGCCAGACGCTCCTGTGGTTCGCGATCACCGCGTTCATCGCCGTGTCGATCGGCATCGTGCTGGGTCTGGTCATCCAGCCGGGCGCGAAGGCCGGCGAAGGTCTCGAGACCGGTGCGCCCTACACCGTGGGCACCTGGTGGAACTTCCTGCTCGGACTCATCCCGCAGAACTTCCTCGGCCTCACCGTCAACAGCTCATTCGACGCCGACGCGCAGATCGTGACGTCGGGCGTCGGCTTCAACATCCTGCAGGTGATCGTCGTCGCCGCCGTCGTCGGCATCGCGGCGCTGAAGGCTGGCAAGCGCGCCGAGCCGTTCCTGGCCTTCACCGAGTCGCTGCTGAAGATCATCCAGCGCGTGCTGTGGTGGATCATCCGCATCGCCCCGATCGGCACCTTCGGTTTGATCGGCTCGGCCGTGGTCAAGTACGGCTGGGACAAGCTCACCTCGCTCGCCTGGTTCGCCGGCGCCATCTACATCGGCCTGGCCCTGGTATTGTTCGTCGTCTACCCGATCCTGGTGAAGACGCACGGGCTCTCCATCAAGCAGTACTTCTCGGGCGTGTGGCCGGCGGTGCAGCTCGGCTTCGTCAGCCGCTCCTCGATCGGCACCCTGCCCCTCACCGAGCGCGTCACCGAGCGCAACCTCGGCGTGCCCGGCGGCTACGCCTCCTTCGCCGTGCCGCTCGGCGCGACCACCAAGATGGACGGCTGCGCGGCCATCTACCCGGCCATCGCAGCGATCTTCGTCGCACAGTTCTTCGGCATCGACCTGAATCTCGTGCAGTATCTGCTGATCGTCATTGTGTCGGTCGTCGGCTCCGCCGCCACTGCTGGGACGACCGGCGCGATCGTCATGCTCACCCTCACCCTGTCGACCCTGGGCCTGCCCCTCGAGGGCGTCGGCCTGCTGCTGGCTATCGACCCGATCCTCGACATGGGCCGCACCGCACTGAACGTCGCGGGCCAGGCGCTGGTTCCCACCATTGTCGCCAAGCGCGAAGGAATCCTCGACGAGGAGCTCTACAACGCTCCCCGCAACGGCCTCCCCTTCGCGGAGGATCTCGACGACACGGATGCCGGGAACACGGATGCCGAGCAGACGGATACCGCCGAGCCGGAGTCCGACAAGGAGCCCGCGGTCGCGCACTGA
- a CDS encoding ABC transporter substrate-binding protein has product MKNTTKRALVATAALALSVGMLSACSNGTQTGDDGTADNSDSSAAKIGLLLPDNVTERYASADKPYFEERVKQLCDDCTVLFANADGDASKQQQQAESMLTQGVDVLVLDPFDGKAAAAIVNQAKSKNIPVISYDRLIDSGDVSYYVSFDNEKVGELQAQALVDRMKELGLPDDSGIIMVNGSPTDPNAAQFKKGAHSVIDASSLTVLAEYDTPGWEPPKAQDWVSGQVTKFGKQITGVYDANDDTAGGAIAALKAGGITPLPPVTGQDAALSGIQRILAGDQYMTVYKAFKPEAYQAAELAVALTKGESPKADATADTASGVAVPSFLLTPVAVTVDNIKDTVVADGLYTIDQICTADYADACAEHGLK; this is encoded by the coding sequence ATGAAGAACACGACCAAGCGGGCGCTGGTGGCAACAGCCGCGCTCGCGCTCTCGGTGGGCATGCTCTCGGCATGTTCCAACGGCACGCAGACGGGTGATGACGGCACCGCCGACAACTCCGACAGCAGCGCGGCCAAGATCGGACTGCTGCTCCCCGACAACGTCACCGAGCGCTACGCCAGTGCCGACAAGCCCTACTTCGAGGAGCGCGTCAAGCAGTTGTGCGATGACTGCACCGTGCTGTTCGCCAACGCCGACGGCGACGCCTCGAAGCAGCAGCAGCAGGCCGAGTCGATGCTCACCCAGGGCGTCGATGTTCTGGTGCTCGACCCGTTCGACGGCAAGGCCGCCGCGGCGATCGTGAACCAGGCGAAGTCCAAGAACATCCCGGTCATCTCGTACGACCGCCTGATCGACAGCGGCGATGTCTCGTACTACGTCTCCTTCGACAACGAGAAGGTCGGCGAACTGCAGGCGCAGGCGCTGGTCGACCGGATGAAGGAGCTCGGCCTTCCCGATGACTCCGGCATCATCATGGTCAACGGCTCGCCGACCGACCCGAACGCCGCGCAGTTCAAGAAGGGCGCGCACAGCGTCATCGACGCCTCGAGCCTGACCGTTCTCGCCGAGTACGACACCCCCGGATGGGAGCCGCCGAAGGCGCAGGACTGGGTCTCGGGCCAGGTGACCAAGTTCGGCAAGCAGATCACCGGCGTCTACGACGCCAACGACGACACCGCGGGCGGTGCGATCGCGGCGCTCAAGGCCGGTGGAATCACCCCGCTGCCTCCCGTCACGGGTCAGGATGCCGCACTCTCGGGCATCCAGCGCATCCTCGCGGGCGACCAGTACATGACCGTCTACAAGGCGTTCAAGCCCGAGGCGTACCAGGCGGCTGAGCTCGCCGTCGCGCTCACCAAGGGCGAGTCGCCGAAGGCGGATGCCACGGCCGACACCGCCAGCGGCGTCGCGGTCCCGTCCTTCCTGCTGACGCCGGTGGCCGTCACCGTCGACAACATCAAGGACACGGTCGTCGCCGACGGTCTGTACACGATCGACCAGATCTGCACCGCGGATTACGCTGACGCGTGTGCCGAGCACGGTCTGAAGTGA
- a CDS encoding DUF2795 domain-containing protein, which translates to MIAERSGAAAITPMLNAFLLGMEYPATDDDLLREARRDGLGADELAMIGSLPPLTYDSAWEVERNLLAHTTSEREPAMIAA; encoded by the coding sequence ATGATCGCAGAACGCAGCGGAGCCGCCGCGATCACCCCCATGCTGAATGCATTCCTGCTCGGCATGGAGTACCCGGCGACCGACGACGATCTGCTGCGCGAGGCGCGGCGCGACGGCCTCGGCGCGGACGAGCTCGCGATGATCGGATCGCTGCCCCCGCTCACCTACGACTCCGCCTGGGAGGTGGAGCGCAACCTGCTCGCGCACACGACCAGCGAGCGCGAGCCGGCCATGATCGCCGCGTGA